Genomic window (Candidatus Methylomirabilota bacterium):
TGGGCCTCGAAAACTTCGGCAAGCCGGGCAGCTACTTCACGCGGCAGTTCCACCGCTGGACGCAGCAGTACCGCGCATCTGAGACGGAGCGCATCGAGGCGATGGAGCTACTTATGGCGTGGCTGCCCGAGCACATCCCGGCCGATGACGAGACGACGGTCGTCCACGGCGATTTCCGCCTGGGCAACCTCATCGTCCATCCGCGCGAGCCGCGCGTGGTTGCCGTCCTCGATTGGGAGCTGGCGACGCTCGGCCACCCGCTGGCCGATCTCGCGTACAACGCCATGCCCTATCACCTGAAGCCTGATATCTTAGGCGGCGTTCTCGGCCAGGACCTGCGCGCGCTCGGCATCCCGACGGAGGAGGAGTACCTCGCCGCCTACTGCCGCCGCACGGGGCGGACGAGCATCCCGGACTGGAGTTTTTACGTCGCCTTCTCGATGTTCAGGCTCTCCGCCATCGCGCAGGGGATCATGGGGCGGGTGCTGGCGGGCACGGCCAACGACGCCAACGCGCGCGCGCGCGGCGAGCGGGCGCGCCCGATGGCCGAGGCCGGCTGGGCAATTGTCGAAGCTCGGGCGCCCCAGGACGGCACGCGATGATCGAGAAGCGGCCATTCGGACGGACGGGTCACCAGAGCACGGTGACGCTCTTCGGCGCAGCCGCGCTGGCCCGGGCCGGCCAGGCGGACGCGGATCGCACGCTCGAGGTCCTGCTGCGGTACG
Coding sequences:
- a CDS encoding phosphotransferase, whose protein sequence is MTTETTLTSDTTPVRETHRFDLGALERYLAGRIPGFAGPLTVSQFQGGQSNPTYRLSAAGHEYVLRRKPPGKLLPSAHAVDREYRILTTLGRTDVPVPKTYVLCEDPEVIGTVFYVMDWVEGRIMVDPLVPGCTPAERAAIYDSMNDVMARLHRQDFKALGLENFGKPGSYFTRQFHRWTQQYRASETERIEAMELLMAWLPEHIPADDETTVVHGDFRLGNLIVHPREPRVVAVLDWELATLGHPLADLAYNAMPYHLKPDILGGVLGQDLRALGIPTEEEYLAAYCRRTGRTSIPDWSFYVAFSMFRLSAIAQGIMGRVLAGTANDANARARGERARPMAEAGWAIVEARAPQDGTR